The window CCCAGATGCGAGGCCAGCAGCAGCTTGCCGCGTGGTGAGCTAACGTTGAGCGTCTCTTCAGCGCCAGGGGCAAAGATCACATCGCGGCCTAACCGCAGTTCGCCACGCCAGCTGGCAATTTTATCGAGCATCGCATCGCCAAAACGCAGGAAGTGCTGATAGCTGGTGAGCGATGGCGGGAGCGGCATCTGGCGTGCGGTTAGCTGTTCACGCACGTGAGCAATCCAGCGTTGGGAGGCTTTGCGGGCGGTGGTTGCCGTCAGCCAATAAACGCCGACTACCGGGTAGAGCAGCAGGGAGAATACTTTGCGCCCCAGTAAGCGCCAGACCAGTAGCATCAGGCGCATCCCCCATAAACCCTTCACTTCCTGCTGACGCGCCCAGTGCGGCGATGCGCGGCAAAAAAGCAGCGACGGGATGCGCGGCAACATGCCAAAAAACAGGCGCGTGTGCATCCGTGAAATGCGCAGGTTGTCTTTGAGGGCATCGAAATGAGAGAGACCGTCCAGCGGATAGGTGACGCGGGTGGGGACAAAATAGCTGGTGTTGCCTTGCCAGTAGAGGCGCACCATTACTTCGGTATCAAAATCCATTCGCTTGCCGAGGGTCACGCGCTGCGCCAGGTGCAGCGTCGGTGCAAGCGGGTAAACCCGGAAGCCGCACATGCTGTCTTTCAACTGCAGCGAGAGCGTTTCAATCCACACCCAGACGTGGGTCACCCAGCGTCCGTACAGGCGCGAGCGGGGTATGGAATCGTCATAAATAGGCTGCCCGGAAATCAACGCTGTTGGGTGAAGCTCCGCCAGTGCAAGCAGCTTCGGGATATCTTCAATGGCATGCTGCCCGTCGGCGTCTACCTGCACCGCGTGGCTGAATCCGGCCTCTGCCGCCGCCTGCATGCCGCAGATCGTCGCCGCACCTTTGCCCGAGTTAATCGGCAGGCGAATTAAGGTCAGATTTTTATCTTCTGCTGCCAGGCGGGCCAGTTCATCCCGCGTGGCGTCGTCGCTGCCGTCGTCCACCACAATGCAGGGCAGGCCGAACGGCTGAAGCCGCGCCAGCACGCTGGCCATCATTGCGCCATGGTTGTAGCAGGGGATCAGCACGCAGGGAGAAAACGTTAACGGCATAACCGGATCTTCCCGCTGCTGGCGGTGTGGCGCGCTTCGCCGTCGTGGCGCTGGTAGCTGAAGGTCAGTATCTGGCGCTCTTCTTGCCAGTTCAGGGCTAGCGTGACGGTGTTTTCCGGTAACAGCGGAGCCTGAAATTTCACGTTCTGAATGCTGTGAAAGCGCCAGCCGGGGGCGAGCAGCGTGGTGGCGTAGTGCATTACCCAGTCCATCTGCGCGACGCCGGGCAGCAGCGGCTGCACGGCAAAATGTCCGCAGAACCAGAATAGAGAAGGGTCGAGATGCAAAACAATCTCCACCTGCTGAGGTTGTGCCTGATGACGCTCAATTTCATGGGGTTTCATGGAATAACTCCTGTAATTGCGCATAGACACGCTTGTTCATACTGTTCACCGGGATTTCGTCAATCACCCGCCAGTAGCGGGGAACAGCAACCGGCTCCAGCCATGGGCGCAGCGCGCGCCGCCAGCTCAGCTCTTGTGGTTTTCCTCCGCGCTGATACCAGCGTTGACGCGTTTCGTTATCCAGAACCAGCAGGACGCCAACGCCCTGGCGTCCGCCGCGTGAGACAGGCATAGCAGCAACGTCGCAAATGCCGTCCAGTGCCAGCAGACGGCGCTCTACTTCGCTTAGCGAAATACGCTTTTCTTCAATTTTGACCACCCGGCCCCGCCGTCCCATCAGGCGGAACTGACCGTTTTCTGCAAAATGCAGAATATCGTCGAGCAACAGGCCATCATCAGCAGCAATCAGCGGGGAAAATACGCGAAACGCATCATTTTCTGACCGGAGTCTGATGTCGGGGAAGGGCTGCCATGCTACATCATCCTGCTGGCGATAACGCCAGGCGAGGATGCCGGTTTCAGTGCTACCGTAGATCTCATCAGGCCAGACGTTTAGCCAGTCTGCTGTCTGCGTGACGTCCTGCCAGGGCAGCATACCGCCCGCTGACAGAACCATCCGGACCGGCGGCGCGGCAAGCTGGTGGTCGAGGCGTTTCAGAAACGCCGGGCTGCTGATAAACACATACTGATGCTCATGGCCCAACGCCGCCAGTTGTTCGGCGTACCAGAGCATTGCCGCGTGTAGCGGCAAGCCCAAGGACATCGGCAGGAAGATACGAAATGTCAGGCCGTACAGATGCTGTGGCAACACTGATGCCACCACCCGACAACCTGTTAAACGGTCGGCAAAGCGCGCGGCGAGCAACGCCGCTTCGTTATCGAGACGCCCGATCGGTTTAACGACCCGCTTCGGCTGGCCGGTAGAGCCGGAGGTGAAGAGTTCCACAAAGGTGTCGCTGCGGATGGGGGGGAACGTCACGTCGTCTGTGGCGGCCGTCATGGCAGACTGGACAACCTGTAGCGGACCCTGCCAGTTCAGCGGTTTATCGCTCAATACGCCGTCAAACAGCGCATGCTGCTCGTTCAATAATGAAACGCGACAATGGCCCGGGATCACCGGCGTTTTGCCAGCATGGAGCGTTGCCAGCAGTGCCACGATAAACAGATAGCTGTCCTCAAAGCACAGTGCCCAGCGTTCACCCTCCTGCTGCTGCAGGTACGTTATCAACAGGGCAACATCGTGGCGTAGATGGCCGAGTGTCCAGGTCGCGTCTTCTAACCACGCAACGGGTACGTCGGATGGACGTGGAGCGCTGAGCCACTCAGAGAGTGGAAGGGGCTGCTTCATGGGTTATCTCGTTTTATCACCTGGCGGCGCACCAGCCACTCTCCTGCCATCAGCGTTCCCATCAGCAGGTAGGAGAGCATGCCGTTCCACACCGTCCACAGGGACATATCGCCATACAGCGCGGTACCGAGCGCAATGCTGCCATTGAGGATGAAAAAGGCACACCAGATTTGCGTGACGCGGCGCGTGTAGCGCACACCTGCTGCGGGTAGATTGGGATCGCGCAGCCGTGCCAGGCGTTCGACAACCGGCATGGTAGACCAGAGTGAGCCACCAAAGACTGCCAGCATGACCCCGTTGACCACCACCGGATAAAACAGCAGCAACTGGTGCGTTTTGAGCAGATAGCTGGTAACGCAAAGCGTGATGCCCGCTACCGCCACTATCTGCGTCACGACGCGCAACGGTCCCGCCTGTCGCCGGGTCTGGCGAAAGCGTACAAACAGCAGCAATGCCATCAGCGGTAGCAGCCAGTGCAGGCCGTTATGTGCCAGGCCAAACCAGATTAAAAATGGCCAGGCCAACAGCAGTAAGCCTGTCAGCAGTTGTACGACTGGCAGCGAACGCGCGCCCGACACGATGCGTTATGCTTCTTTGAGCAGGCGTTCTACCGCATCGACGACATCCTGCACTGTCCGCACCGCTTTAAATTCCTCCGGCTTGATTTTCTTGCCGGTTTTCTTTTGCAGATGCACGATCATGTCAACAGCGTCAATGCTGTCCAGTTCCAGATCGTCATACAAGCGCGCCTCGGGCTTAATGTCCTGTGGGTCGACTTCAAACAGCTTAACCAGCAGCGCGGAGACTTCTTCGTAAATGGCTTTTTGTTCAGTCATAACGGACTTTCCTCAGGCACGTTGCGCGTGAATGAAAGATGCCAGCGTGGCGACGGAGAAGAAGTGCTGGCGCATCTCTTCGCTCTCAGCCGAGAGAACCACGCCATACTCATTTTTCACCGCCAGGCCTAACTCCAGGGCGTCGATGGAGTCCAGCCCTAAGCCATCGCCAAACAGCGCTGCGTCGGTTTCAATATCGTCAGCAGTAAGTTCGTCGAGATTCAATGTCGTTATAATGAGATTTTTGATTTCAAGATAAAGCGCTTGCATCATTAATTCCTGAAAGAGGTAACGTACCTGGTTGTAATTGAAGCAAAAGATGCCGGTTCAACTGCCTTGCGGCCAGCGCCGGTTCTTGTGAATTTGCATCGTAAAATTGGTCGATTTTTACCCGTGCGCGGACGGAAATGGTAAACACGGGTTTAGCCGGTGGAATGTCATACCATTTGCTTTGCTTATCAAGCATTTGCTCGCTGCAGCTAATCGTGACTATGCGTAAGTCGCTGTGGCAGCGCACGGCGATATTTGCCGCACCACGCTGGAGCGTCATTTCCTCACCGGGACGCGTGCGTGTCCCCTCGGGGAAAATCAATATTGTGTTGCCTTGTTCCAGCCGCTGCTGGCAGGCGGGCAACAGTGCATCAGCCTGGCTGTTAATCAGATAATCCGCCGCCCGGACTACGCCGCCGAGGAACGGATTCTTCAGGAGCGCGCTTTTCACCAGACAGTCTGTTTCTGCCATGACCGAAGCCAGTAGCACATAGTCGATGAGCGTCGGATGGTTGGCGACGACCAGACATCCTCGTTCCTTGAGCAAAACGTCACGCCCTTCAATGTGGTAATCCAGCACGCCAAGCCCCTTCGTCACCGTTAAAAAGAGACGAAAACTGGCGGCTATGCTGCGTCTGGCAATGCGCCGACGTCTGGAATTATTCCATACTGTGATTAACAATACGTTAAACCAGATAGTGGAAAGGAGCAGTCCGCCGATGCCAAACAGGGCGAAGCATAAACCGGTCATCACCAGTCGCCATGCCCGGTTAAGGGTCTGGAACACCGCGCTCATCCCTGACTCCATTGCCACTGTACGCGTTCACCCGTCAGCGTAAACGCCGGGGTATCTCGCAGATAGTGTTGTAAAAACAGCAGGCTTTGCGGCAACGTGGACTCGCCGTGGTCGCGGTATGGGCGGGTTTCACACCGCCACTGACTACCTGGTTCAATAACCAACGCGACGGCAAATGGCCAGGTCGGCATGTCAGCAGGCAGCTGCGGGTGATAAAACTCAGGCAGGAAACCATCGAAATCGACCATTAACACCCGCTGATATCCCGCCTGTAGCAGGCCCATCACTTCGCATAACCCTTGCTGGAACGTGTCTTTGCCTGCTGAGAGCGAGGAGGAGACGATCGGGTTTTTTGCGGCGATGGTCAGGTTGCCGACGGCGGAGTTATGCACGGACAGGGCGAAATCGGTCGGAGAGATCGGCTGCTCTGTCGCCAATGCGTGCAGGATGCGGTAGTTACGTTCCAGTTCACCGTGACGACTGGTATAGAGGACGGCATCGATCGCATGACGACGGAGCATTGCCAGCCCGCACTCGACGGCCAGCTTGCTACCCGAACTGAGGCGGCGAGCGGTCATCATCGGTAATTCACTGAGCTTTCCCTGTGGCGCGGCTGGATCGATGGTGTGCGAAAGCCGTGACCATTCATGCCACTGTGCCGCTTCGCTTAATCCTGGAGCTTTTGCCTGCCAGTCGGTAATGTTTAATGCAAATTTCATCAACGCGCGTCCGCGATAAATCGGTTATTCCAGTTGTTTGTTATTTTTTCTTCTGGCATATCAATAAAGTATGCCCAATACCCAGGTTATCGTGGCGTTCATCTACCTGAAAACCTGCCTGTTTCAGATAGTGATAAAACTTCTCTACGCTGTAGAAACGACTGTTGCCGTTCGCCATACAGGTAAAATAAAGCGAAGACGCATTCAGGCTAAATGAGGCCGCTTCAAATTTCTGCGCATCCCAGAACAGTTCCATAATGCAGAGTTTGGCACCGGGTTTCATTACGCCGGCAATCTTGCTCAGCATGGCGATAATTTGCTCCGGGGAAAAACAGTCCAGGAATTGACTCATCCACCAGATATCAGCCTCTGCGGGTAAAGGCGAGTCACTAAGCATATCCACAGCATGGAACTTTATGCGATGAGATAATCCTGCATTTTCGATATTTTCACGGGCCAGCGCAATTTGTTGTGGTAAATCTAATAACGTGACGGCGATATTGTCATCATGCTGACAACAACGTAATGCCCATTTTCCGGTATTTCCGCCGACATCGTACAGGGTTGCAGGGGCATTGGCGAATACATACGGTAATGCCGCGTCAAATGCCCCGTCTGAATAGTAATGATCAAAAGCAAACCAACTTTCACGCGCCGCCAGCGGTAATTGCGACAGGGCGGGATAAATGGTTGGCCAGTCGCCAAATATTTTTAATCCGGCGGGTTTACCTTCTTTCAGCGCATTTTCCAGATAGAACAGCCCCTGATAGCAAACATCCTGAGTGAAATCCATGTTCACTCTGGTCATCGTGTCATGTAAAAGAAAATGACCGATTTTGGCGAGGTAATAATATCCCTCTTTGTGGGTAATGATGCGCCCACTTAATCCCATATCCAGCAATATGCTGGCGGCATATTCGTTGATGGTGCTGTTTTCGGTAATTTCGTCGAGCGTAGCGCCGCGTTTACCTTGCTTATCCAGCCAGGTCAGTACTCCCGCATTTCGCAGGCACAACGCGGTTTGAAAAAGCATAGGGGCAAATGCGATACGTTGTGCTTCAGTAATAGCATCCAGTGCGCTGAGCGAGTCCTGTTCGTACATGTGGGAACAACCTGTTGAGTGGCAGATAGTGAGGTTATCGGGCCTTATCGGCCCGACTTTAGGCATAATTACAGATTGGCACCGGCTGCCAGATTGACCTGAATGTCTTTGTCCAGATTGCGCACCCAACGGTTATAGTTTTTATGAATTTTTCCGCCTGAAGCCTGCAGGTTAAGACTGCTGTCATATTTGATGTCGTAGCTGGTCGCGGTGTAGGTGATACGGACTTCTGCCACGTGATCGCGTGTCTGTTGACGAGCTTTGATCACCCCCGGGTTAATTTCCGTCATGATCCACTGGCGTTGAATGCCGGCTTTTAGAATGGCGTTTTTAACCTGGTCCTGAGTGTGCCCCGCGCTAACGCTTGAGTGAACTTGATCGATCGGCGCAGTACGCGCACAGCCTGCCAGCGCGCCGACAACCGCAATAGCGGCAAACCACTTAATATACTGTTTCATTAAAACTCCCTATCACGGTATTTTTATACGATTGAAATAATAAGTGATGAAATTATTCTCGCCTTTCATCATCTGTATCTTTATTTAAGCTAAATTAGAGTTGTATTCCACATGACAGATAACACGGTGCTGGTGGCATGATTTCTTAATATTTAATGGTTTTCTTCAGTTGAAAATTTTGCAGCAACATGATTGGTGCGAAGTATACGTTATCAAGCTAAGCGCATCAATTTAAATGGTTTTTAAATATAGTGGGTTAGTGCCGGAGATGTGTTTTTGGAAGGTTTTTTATTTTAGTTATTATGGTTTTACTTTGTATATTGGTTTTTTATTTAAGTTAAGATGGTAATGTCTGCGTTATTACCATCTTATTCGTAATATATAAACTACCTTGTCTGGTAGTTTATCCCGGTAATCGACTTTTCGGTCTACCGGGGCCAAGCAAAATTGCCAGCTTGCTGCCACCCCTGGTAGTTTCCATCCAGATTTTACACACGCTGGTAAGCGGCACGGAAAGTAACATGCCGACCGGGCCGAGCAGCCATCCCCATACCAGTAAGGACAGGAAGACAACAAGCGTCGACAGGCCTAAACGATGGCCCATCATACGCGGCTCGAGGATATTGCCAATCACCATATGTACGACCAAAAATAGGGCGCCGACCAGCACGCATTCGTAAATTCCGTTGAACAGCAGCGCCTGCAGCATGGGAGGGACGGCGGAAATCACCGAGCCAATATTGGGTACATAGTTAAGCAGGAATGCCAGCACGCCCCACATCAGCGCAAACTGAATGCCCATTAGCGCCAGTCCCAGCCAGACGATAGCTCCGGTCCATAAGCTGAGCAATGTTTTTAACGCCAGGTAGTGAGAAACGCCCTTCAATGCACGGTGCAGACCCGCAATATGGATCTGCGGATTATTCAGCGCAAAGCGCAGCTTGTAAGGAACATGGCGCACCTCAAACAGCATAAACACCACCGTCATTACCAGCAGGAAGACGCTGGCCATTGCGCCGGAAAGTCCGGTCATCAGCGTGGTCGTGAAGGTCATTAGCTTGTCGGAATCGATACGTTGCAGTAGACGTTCTGGCGACATGTGCAGGTTAAGAAAGGGCACCATCTCTTGCACGTAGAGGACCTTGCGCGTCAGCTCCTTGTTGTACTTTGGCAGCATGTCCATGAATTCCGTGATTGAAGATGCGAGAACGCCGACCAGCGCGGTGAGCACGAACAGCATCACTACCACCACCAGCGTAATGGCAATCGGGCGACGCAGCCCCCGGCGAATAAACCAGGTCACCAGCGGGTTCAGGACGATGGCAAAAAAGAGGGCCAGCAACAGCTGCACAATAATGTCGGCAGCCGCATGAATACCTGCGAGGATCACCACCAGGGCGGCCAGTTTGAGCAAAATATGCAAACCTGTTTTATCAGGCTGAGCGCTTGTCATGTGTTCTTCCTTTTTACGTTTTGCTCTAAGTGTAGCGGCTGGCTTACGACCTATATTCCTAAACTGTCTGCTGATTTCTGCCCGGCAACATGGTAGAAATGAAACACTGTTGTAAAAATGTGGTGACCCTTCATGCCCGAACCCGTCGCTGAACCGGCGCTTAACGGATTTCGTCTTAATCTGCGCATTGTCTCGGTGGTGATGTTTAACTTCGCCAGCTACCTGACTATTGGCTTGCCGCTCGCGGTGCTACCCGGATATGTTCATGATGTAATGGGTTTTAGCGCCTTCTGGGCTGGGCTTGTGATCAGCCTGCAATATTTCGCCACCTTGTTGAGCCGCCCGCATGCGGGGCGATACGCCGATCTGCTGGGGCCGAAAAAGATTGTCGTGTTCGGGCTGTGCGGCTGTTTTTTAAGTGGCCTGGGCTATTTGCTGGCGGGAACAACCAGCGGCTGGCCGATGGTGAGCTTACTGTTGCTGTGCCTCGGGCGTGTGATCCTGGGGATTGGGCAAAGTTTTGCCGGTACCGGTTCAACGCTGTGGGGCGTGGGTGTGGTGGGCTCCATACACATTGGGCGGGTGATTTCATGGAACGGTATCGTCACCTACGGGGCGATGGCGATAGGCGCGCCGCTGGGCGTGCTGTGTTACGCCTGGGGTGGTTTGCAGGGACTGGCGCTGACCATCATGGCGGTGGCTCTGTTAGCAATACTGTTGGCGCTGCCACGTCCGGCGGTGAAGGCCAGCAAGGGCAAGCCGATGCCGTTTCGCGCGGTGCTCGGGCGCGTCTGGTTGTACGGTATGGCGCTGGCGTTGGCTTCCGCTGGTTTTGGGGTGATCGCCACCTTTATCACGCTGTTTTATGACGCCAAAGGCTGGGACGGCGCGGCATTCGCGTTGACGCTGTTTAGCTGTACGTTTGTCGGGACCCGCCTGTTATTCCCAAACGGCATTAACCGCTTAGGCGGGTTAAATGTGGCGATGATCTGTTTTAGCGTGGAAATAGTTGGGCTGCTGCTGGTAGGGATGGCGGATCTGCC of the Citrobacter freundii genome contains:
- a CDS encoding glycosyltransferase family 2 protein, with the protein product MPLTFSPCVLIPCYNHGAMMASVLARLQPFGLPCIVVDDGSDDATRDELARLAAEDKNLTLIRLPINSGKGAATICGMQAAAEAGFSHAVQVDADGQHAIEDIPKLLALAELHPTALISGQPIYDDSIPRSRLYGRWVTHVWVWIETLSLQLKDSMCGFRVYPLAPTLHLAQRVTLGKRMDFDTEVMVRLYWQGNTSYFVPTRVTYPLDGLSHFDALKDNLRISRMHTRLFFGMLPRIPSLLFCRASPHWARQQEVKGLWGMRLMLLVWRLLGRKVFSLLLYPVVGVYWLTATTARKASQRWIAHVREQLTARQMPLPPSLTSYQHFLRFGDAMLDKIASWRGELRLGRDVIFAPGAEETLNVSSPRGKLLLASHLGDVEACRALAQLQGSKTINALVFSDNAQHFKQIMQEMAPQAGLNLLPVTDIGPDTAILLKEKLDRGEWIAIVGDRIAVNPQRGGEWRVCWSRFMGQAAPFPQGPFILASILRCPVDLIFALRHQGKLRIHCEPFADPLLLPRAERQNALQQAIDRYAERLEHYALQSPLDWFNFFDFWQLPDTKDKE
- a CDS encoding hydroxymyristoyl-ACP dehydratase, which produces MKPHEIERHQAQPQQVEIVLHLDPSLFWFCGHFAVQPLLPGVAQMDWVMHYATTLLAPGWRFHSIQNVKFQAPLLPENTVTLALNWQEERQILTFSYQRHDGEARHTASSGKIRLCR
- a CDS encoding AMP-binding protein, with amino-acid sequence MKQPLPLSEWLSAPRPSDVPVAWLEDATWTLGHLRHDVALLITYLQQQEGERWALCFEDSYLFIVALLATLHAGKTPVIPGHCRVSLLNEQHALFDGVLSDKPLNWQGPLQVVQSAMTAATDDVTFPPIRSDTFVELFTSGSTGQPKRVVKPIGRLDNEAALLAARFADRLTGCRVVASVLPQHLYGLTFRIFLPMSLGLPLHAAMLWYAEQLAALGHEHQYVFISSPAFLKRLDHQLAAPPVRMVLSAGGMLPWQDVTQTADWLNVWPDEIYGSTETGILAWRYRQQDDVAWQPFPDIRLRSENDAFRVFSPLIAADDGLLLDDILHFAENGQFRLMGRRGRVVKIEEKRISLSEVERRLLALDGICDVAAMPVSRGGRQGVGVLLVLDNETRQRWYQRGGKPQELSWRRALRPWLEPVAVPRYWRVIDEIPVNSMNKRVYAQLQELFHETP
- a CDS encoding acyl carrier protein; its protein translation is MTEQKAIYEEVSALLVKLFEVDPQDIKPEARLYDDLELDSIDAVDMIVHLQKKTGKKIKPEEFKAVRTVQDVVDAVERLLKEA
- a CDS encoding phosphopantetheine-binding protein → MQALYLEIKNLIITTLNLDELTADDIETDAALFGDGLGLDSIDALELGLAVKNEYGVVLSAESEEMRQHFFSVATLASFIHAQRA
- a CDS encoding lysophospholipid acyltransferase family protein gives rise to the protein MSAVFQTLNRAWRLVMTGLCFALFGIGGLLLSTIWFNVLLITVWNNSRRRRIARRSIAASFRLFLTVTKGLGVLDYHIEGRDVLLKERGCLVVANHPTLIDYVLLASVMAETDCLVKSALLKNPFLGGVVRAADYLINSQADALLPACQQRLEQGNTILIFPEGTRTRPGEEMTLQRGAANIAVRCHSDLRIVTISCSEQMLDKQSKWYDIPPAKPVFTISVRARVKIDQFYDANSQEPALAARQLNRHLLLQLQPGTLPLSGINDASALS
- a CDS encoding beta-ketoacyl synthase chain length factor — translated: MKFALNITDWQAKAPGLSEAAQWHEWSRLSHTIDPAAPQGKLSELPMMTARRLSSGSKLAVECGLAMLRRHAIDAVLYTSRHGELERNYRILHALATEQPISPTDFALSVHNSAVGNLTIAAKNPIVSSSLSAGKDTFQQGLCEVMGLLQAGYQRVLMVDFDGFLPEFYHPQLPADMPTWPFAVALVIEPGSQWRCETRPYRDHGESTLPQSLLFLQHYLRDTPAFTLTGERVQWQWSQG
- a CDS encoding class I SAM-dependent methyltransferase translates to MYEQDSLSALDAITEAQRIAFAPMLFQTALCLRNAGVLTWLDKQGKRGATLDEITENSTINEYAASILLDMGLSGRIITHKEGYYYLAKIGHFLLHDTMTRVNMDFTQDVCYQGLFYLENALKEGKPAGLKIFGDWPTIYPALSQLPLAARESWFAFDHYYSDGAFDAALPYVFANAPATLYDVGGNTGKWALRCCQHDDNIAVTLLDLPQQIALARENIENAGLSHRIKFHAVDMLSDSPLPAEADIWWMSQFLDCFSPEQIIAMLSKIAGVMKPGAKLCIMELFWDAQKFEAASFSLNASSLYFTCMANGNSRFYSVEKFYHYLKQAGFQVDERHDNLGIGHTLLICQKKK
- a CDS encoding AI-2E family transporter — encoded protein: MTSAQPDKTGLHILLKLAALVVILAGIHAAADIIVQLLLALFFAIVLNPLVTWFIRRGLRRPIAITLVVVVMLFVLTALVGVLASSITEFMDMLPKYNKELTRKVLYVQEMVPFLNLHMSPERLLQRIDSDKLMTFTTTLMTGLSGAMASVFLLVMTVVFMLFEVRHVPYKLRFALNNPQIHIAGLHRALKGVSHYLALKTLLSLWTGAIVWLGLALMGIQFALMWGVLAFLLNYVPNIGSVISAVPPMLQALLFNGIYECVLVGALFLVVHMVIGNILEPRMMGHRLGLSTLVVFLSLLVWGWLLGPVGMLLSVPLTSVCKIWMETTRGGSKLAILLGPGRPKSRLPG
- a CDS encoding MFS transporter; protein product: MPEPVAEPALNGFRLNLRIVSVVMFNFASYLTIGLPLAVLPGYVHDVMGFSAFWAGLVISLQYFATLLSRPHAGRYADLLGPKKIVVFGLCGCFLSGLGYLLAGTTSGWPMVSLLLLCLGRVILGIGQSFAGTGSTLWGVGVVGSIHIGRVISWNGIVTYGAMAIGAPLGVLCYAWGGLQGLALTIMAVALLAILLALPRPAVKASKGKPMPFRAVLGRVWLYGMALALASAGFGVIATFITLFYDAKGWDGAAFALTLFSCTFVGTRLLFPNGINRLGGLNVAMICFSVEIVGLLLVGMADLPWMAKVGVLLAGAGFSLVFPALGVVAVKAVPQQNQGAALATYTVFMDLSLGITGPLAGLVMTWAGVPVIYLAAAGLVAVALLLTWRLKKRPPEDSAEAVSSS